In a genomic window of Salegentibacter salegens:
- a CDS encoding LysE family translocator yields the protein MLEQLIPFLTASAILTISPGPDIIYVMVQGMANGKKYGFVTALGLATGIIIHTSLVAFGVSAIIKNSDTLFFIIKLFGAIYLLYLAWQVFKSDPKIAYSAEGIKEKSLFSLFKQGFIMNVLNPKVTIFFLAFFPGFLWAPNGNTVIQFYILGAFFMLLTILIFGSVALLAGKISNYLKKHKHSGIVLKWLQIVVFIGIAVFILI from the coding sequence TTGTTAGAGCAACTTATCCCTTTTTTAACCGCCTCGGCGATCCTAACTATCTCCCCGGGTCCAGATATTATATACGTGATGGTTCAGGGAATGGCCAATGGTAAAAAGTATGGCTTTGTTACAGCTCTTGGTCTTGCTACGGGTATTATAATTCATACCAGTCTTGTGGCGTTTGGGGTTTCTGCAATAATTAAAAATTCTGATACACTTTTTTTTATCATCAAGCTATTTGGTGCAATTTATCTGCTATATCTTGCCTGGCAGGTTTTTAAGAGCGATCCCAAGATCGCCTATTCGGCAGAAGGGATAAAAGAGAAATCATTGTTTTCTCTTTTTAAGCAGGGTTTCATAATGAATGTGCTTAATCCAAAAGTAACTATATTTTTTCTAGCCTTTTTTCCCGGTTTTCTATGGGCGCCAAATGGAAATACTGTGATACAATTCTATATTTTAGGTGCGTTTTTTATGCTTTTAACCATTCTTATTTTTGGAAGTGTAGCCTTATTGGCGGGAAAGATATCTAACTACCTCAAGAAGCATAAGCATTCCGGTATTGTATTAAAATGGCTGCAAATTGTAGTTTTTATAGGAATAGCGGTTTTTATACTCATTTAA
- a CDS encoding Glu/Leu/Phe/Val family dehydrogenase, with protein MQVDVLNANELKKSAPVFGQLSFDNHEQVVFCNDKDTGLKAIIGIHNTVLGPALGGTRMWNYSSEWEALNDVLRLSRGMTFKSAITGLNLGGGKAVIIGDAKTQKTPELMRSFGRFVDSLSGKYITAEDVGMETADMDTVREVTKYVTGISEDKGGAGNPSPVTAYGVFMGIKAAAKHKFGTDDLEGKSVLVQGIGHVGETLVEHLTQDGAKVFISDINEERLEAVKNKYGAIIYDDADVYAAEVDIYAPCALGATINDDTVNRIKAKVIAGAANNQLADEVTHGTILRERGIVYAPDFLINAGGIINVYAELENYDKKEIIRKTENIYNTTLEILSKADKEDMTSHFAALKIAQQRIDDRKNHNLK; from the coding sequence ATGCAAGTTGATGTTCTAAATGCAAATGAACTTAAAAAATCTGCACCGGTCTTCGGTCAGCTCTCTTTTGACAACCACGAGCAAGTAGTTTTTTGCAACGACAAAGATACAGGTTTAAAGGCAATTATTGGTATTCATAACACGGTTTTAGGACCGGCATTGGGTGGTACTAGAATGTGGAACTACAGCAGCGAATGGGAAGCATTAAATGATGTTTTACGTCTTTCTAGAGGAATGACGTTTAAAAGTGCGATTACCGGACTTAACCTTGGTGGCGGGAAAGCTGTAATTATTGGTGATGCCAAAACCCAAAAAACTCCGGAATTAATGAGAAGTTTTGGGCGTTTTGTAGATTCCCTTAGCGGAAAATACATTACTGCTGAAGACGTAGGGATGGAAACTGCAGATATGGATACCGTACGAGAAGTTACCAAATACGTCACCGGAATTTCTGAAGATAAAGGTGGGGCTGGAAACCCATCTCCAGTTACCGCTTACGGTGTTTTTATGGGGATAAAAGCCGCTGCAAAACACAAATTTGGAACAGATGATCTTGAAGGGAAATCGGTATTGGTTCAGGGAATTGGCCACGTTGGTGAAACCCTTGTAGAACATCTAACTCAAGATGGTGCTAAAGTTTTTATAAGTGATATTAACGAAGAACGTCTTGAAGCAGTAAAAAATAAATATGGAGCAATTATCTATGATGACGCCGATGTATATGCAGCCGAAGTAGATATCTATGCACCTTGTGCCCTTGGAGCTACGATTAATGATGATACCGTAAACCGCATTAAAGCAAAAGTTATTGCCGGTGCAGCGAATAATCAATTGGCCGATGAAGTTACTCATGGTACAATTTTAAGAGAAAGAGGTATTGTTTACGCGCCCGATTTTCTAATTAATGCCGGTGGAATTATAAATGTTTACGCTGAATTAGAGAATTACGATAAAAAGGAAATAATTCGTAAAACCGAAAATATTTACAATACTACTCTAGAAATTCTGTCTAAAGCAGATAAAGAAGATATGACCTCACACTTTGCAGCACTTAAAATTGCGCAACAGCGAATTGATGATAGAAAAAATCACAATTTGAAGTAG
- the pepT gene encoding peptidase T has protein sequence MINKQRIIDRFISYITIDTQSDPTSETTPSTDKQWVLAQKLAKELKEMGMSEVSIDDHAYVMATLPANVSHKVPVIGFISHFDTSPDFNATDIKPQIIENYDGNDIILNKEKNIILSSDYFDDLKQYRGQTIITTDGTSLLSADDKAGITEIMTAMQYLLDNPEIPHGKIRVGFTPDEEIGRGAHKFDVEKFGAAWAYTMDGSQIGELEFENFNAARAIVKVHGKGVHPGYAKDKMVNSQYIAVDFINSLPRLETPEHTEGRQGFFHLSDMKGDVEETVLEYIIRDHDLGHFKARKKMIQDLASEICSQYENDCISVEITDQYFNMKEKIEPVMHIIEIAENAMKAVDVDPILKPIRGGTDGAQLSYMGLPCPNIFAGGHNFHGKYEYIPVESMQKATEVIVKIAELTSKQYK, from the coding sequence ATGATTAACAAGCAGCGCATCATAGATCGCTTTATTAGCTATATCACGATTGATACCCAAAGCGATCCCACCAGCGAAACCACTCCAAGTACTGATAAACAATGGGTTTTAGCCCAAAAATTGGCTAAAGAACTCAAAGAAATGGGAATGAGCGAGGTAAGTATTGACGATCACGCCTATGTGATGGCCACGCTTCCGGCAAATGTTTCTCATAAGGTACCGGTAATAGGTTTTATATCGCATTTTGATACTTCTCCAGACTTTAATGCGACCGATATAAAACCACAAATTATTGAAAATTACGACGGTAATGATATTATCCTGAATAAAGAGAAAAACATCATCCTTTCTTCAGATTATTTTGATGATTTAAAACAATATAGAGGGCAAACCATAATCACTACCGATGGCACCAGCCTTTTAAGCGCCGATGATAAAGCGGGAATTACCGAAATTATGACCGCGATGCAATATTTACTGGATAATCCCGAAATTCCTCACGGCAAAATTCGCGTAGGATTTACTCCAGATGAAGAAATAGGCCGGGGAGCACATAAATTTGATGTAGAAAAATTTGGCGCAGCATGGGCATATACTATGGATGGCAGTCAAATTGGTGAACTGGAATTTGAAAATTTTAATGCCGCCAGAGCTATTGTGAAGGTACATGGGAAAGGTGTGCATCCAGGTTATGCCAAGGATAAAATGGTAAACAGCCAGTATATTGCTGTAGATTTTATTAATTCGTTGCCGCGATTGGAAACTCCCGAACATACCGAAGGCCGGCAGGGATTTTTTCATCTAAGCGATATGAAAGGCGATGTGGAAGAAACCGTCCTGGAATATATAATTAGGGACCACGATTTAGGGCATTTTAAAGCGCGCAAGAAAATGATTCAGGACCTGGCTTCAGAGATTTGTTCGCAGTATGAAAATGATTGTATTTCAGTTGAAATCACCGATCAATATTTTAATATGAAAGAAAAAATTGAGCCGGTGATGCATATTATAGAAATTGCTGAAAATGCGATGAAAGCGGTAGATGTGGACCCAATTTTAAAACCTATTCGCGGCGGAACTGATGGCGCTCAACTGAGTTATATGGGACTGCCTTGCCCTAATATTTTTGCGGGAGGCCATAATTTCCACGGAAAATATGAATATATACCGGTAGAAAGCATGCAAAAAGCCACCGAAGTAATAGTGAAAATCGCTGAATTGACTTCAAAACAGTATAAATAA
- the yajC gene encoding preprotein translocase subunit YajC: protein MDQLTQFAPIILMFVVVYFFMIRPQMKKAKQERNFASELKRGDRVVTKSGMHGKILDFSEKNNAVIIETGAGKITFDRSSISMEMSKKLNEPAKPEKESKAKAIKEKK from the coding sequence ATGGATCAATTAACTCAGTTTGCCCCAATAATATTAATGTTTGTAGTGGTGTATTTTTTTATGATACGCCCACAAATGAAAAAAGCTAAACAGGAACGTAATTTTGCTTCAGAATTAAAACGTGGTGACCGCGTGGTAACCAAAAGTGGAATGCACGGCAAAATCCTTGATTTTAGCGAAAAAAATAATGCGGTAATTATAGAAACCGGAGCAGGAAAAATAACCTTTGATCGTTCTTCCATCTCGATGGAAATGAGTAAAAAACTCAACGAACCGGCCAAGCCAGAAAAAGAAAGTAAGGCAAAAGCCATTAAAGAAAAGAAATAA
- a CDS encoding imelysin family protein: MIKISKFLLIATLMFASCSTGDDSDDGGGSNGGDNFDRGAMLANWADNIIVPSFVAFQEETQQLEDIAKAFAENPGLTELNVLRAQYKASYQEFQTIEMFQIGKAEELNYRSFLNTYPTNSDNIESKIASGSYNLELPSSFAEQGFPALDYLLYSYGTAEETLEVLKANQEYINYTVAVAERINALTAEVTSSWQGDYRDTFVNNTSSSSTGSVDRFTNDYVMYFEKILRSGKIGYPAGAFTGSPSPGNVEGLYAGEISKNLYLQALDSFEDFYYGVKINGGENGPSYFQYLEYLDNGTDSESITASIANQFSAIRSQSSELDSNLKLQVETDNSKMLAAFDELQKEVILLKVDMMQALSISVDYVDSDGD, encoded by the coding sequence ATGATTAAGATTTCAAAATTTTTATTGATTGCAACTTTAATGTTCGCTTCTTGTTCTACAGGAGACGATAGCGATGATGGAGGCGGTTCTAATGGTGGCGACAATTTTGATAGGGGTGCAATGCTGGCTAATTGGGCAGATAATATTATCGTGCCTTCTTTTGTAGCTTTTCAGGAAGAAACTCAGCAATTGGAAGATATCGCAAAAGCTTTTGCTGAAAATCCTGGGCTTACAGAACTAAATGTTCTTAGAGCGCAATACAAAGCATCTTACCAGGAATTTCAAACTATTGAAATGTTCCAGATTGGGAAAGCGGAAGAATTGAATTATAGAAGCTTCCTGAATACATACCCTACAAACTCTGATAATATTGAATCTAAGATAGCCTCCGGAAGTTATAACCTTGAGTTGCCATCAAGTTTCGCAGAACAGGGATTCCCTGCATTAGATTATTTACTTTACTCTTATGGAACAGCAGAAGAAACCCTGGAAGTTTTAAAGGCAAATCAAGAGTATATTAATTATACAGTGGCAGTTGCGGAACGAATAAATGCATTAACTGCTGAAGTTACCTCATCATGGCAAGGTGATTACAGGGATACTTTTGTAAATAATACCAGCTCTTCCAGTACAGGTTCTGTAGACCGGTTTACCAATGATTATGTGATGTATTTTGAAAAGATCCTTAGGTCTGGAAAAATTGGGTATCCTGCCGGTGCTTTTACCGGTTCTCCTTCTCCGGGAAATGTTGAAGGTCTTTATGCCGGTGAAATTTCAAAAAACCTGTATTTGCAGGCCTTAGATAGTTTTGAAGATTTCTATTATGGAGTTAAAATTAATGGAGGCGAAAATGGCCCTAGTTACTTCCAGTATTTAGAATATCTTGATAACGGTACAGATTCAGAAAGTATCACTGCTTCTATAGCCAATCAATTTTCAGCGATTAGATCTCAAAGTTCAGAATTAGATAGCAACCTGAAATTACAAGTTGAAACAGATAATTCTAAGATGTTAGCTGCATTTGATGAGCTTCAAAAGGAAGTGATTCTTTTGAAGGTTGATATGATGCAGGCGCTTTCTATTAGTGTAGATTATGTAGATTCTGACGGAGACTAA
- a CDS encoding hydroxymethylglutaryl-CoA lyase, giving the protein MDKIKLIECPRDAMQGIKTFIPTEKKVQYIQSLLRCGFDTIDFGSFVSPKAIPQMADTAEVLSKLDLTTTKSKLLAIVANTRGAQDASVHPEIDYLGYPFSISENFQMRNTHKTIGQSVEILSEILEIAEKSNKKVVAYLSMGFGNPYGDPWDVEIVGEWTQKLSAMGVKILSLSDTIGSSTPEIIDYLFSNLIPEYPEIEFGAHLHTTPSKWHEKIDAAYKAGCRRFDGAVQGFGGCPMAKDELTGNMPSEKMLSYFNSKKADSNIKMTSFESAYNEASKIFNVYH; this is encoded by the coding sequence ATGGATAAAATCAAGCTTATTGAGTGTCCGCGAGACGCGATGCAGGGAATAAAAACCTTTATTCCTACTGAAAAAAAAGTACAGTATATTCAGTCTTTGCTCCGTTGTGGATTTGATACCATAGATTTTGGAAGTTTTGTATCTCCAAAAGCGATTCCTCAAATGGCTGATACTGCTGAGGTTTTATCTAAATTAGATCTTACTACCACAAAAAGTAAATTGCTCGCTATTGTAGCGAATACGCGTGGCGCCCAAGATGCTTCTGTACATCCGGAAATTGATTATTTGGGTTATCCTTTTTCCATTTCTGAAAACTTCCAAATGCGTAACACCCACAAAACTATTGGCCAGTCTGTTGAGATTTTGAGTGAGATCCTGGAGATCGCTGAAAAATCGAATAAAAAAGTGGTGGCTTATCTTTCTATGGGTTTTGGAAATCCTTATGGCGATCCCTGGGATGTAGAAATTGTAGGGGAGTGGACCCAGAAACTATCTGCAATGGGAGTGAAAATCCTTTCTTTATCTGATACTATTGGAAGTTCAACTCCAGAAATTATCGATTATTTATTTTCAAATTTAATTCCAGAATATCCGGAAATTGAATTTGGGGCCCATCTTCATACCACACCTTCAAAATGGCACGAGAAAATAGACGCTGCTTATAAAGCCGGTTGTAGGAGGTTTGATGGTGCAGTTCAGGGGTTTGGCGGTTGCCCAATGGCCAAAGATGAGCTTACCGGCAATATGCCTTCAGAAAAAATGCTTTCCTATTTCAACTCTAAAAAGGCAGACTCTAATATTAAAATGACCAGTTTCGAGTCGGCTTATAACGAAGCTTCTAAAATTTTTAACGTCTACCATTAA
- a CDS encoding DUF1573 domain-containing protein, translating to MKNGILMLAAVGALLFTSCKENNDNASEKVKAENVESAAERDAQATVYPKMEFEESEHDFGNIPKGENVEHTFSFTNTGQAPLVITNAKSTCGCTVPTWTKEPIQPGETGEMLVKFNGSGKGQVTKTVTLTANTEAGTERLRIKAFVETEENAS from the coding sequence ATGAAAAATGGAATCTTAATGTTAGCTGCAGTAGGGGCGCTGCTATTTACTTCTTGTAAAGAAAACAACGATAACGCCTCAGAAAAAGTTAAAGCTGAAAACGTAGAAAGCGCTGCAGAGCGTGATGCCCAGGCCACTGTGTATCCAAAAATGGAATTCGAAGAATCGGAGCACGATTTTGGGAATATTCCTAAAGGTGAAAATGTAGAACATACGTTTTCTTTTACTAATACCGGCCAGGCGCCGTTGGTTATTACAAATGCAAAAAGTACTTGTGGCTGTACAGTACCAACCTGGACAAAAGAACCAATTCAACCGGGAGAAACCGGCGAAATGCTGGTTAAATTTAACGGTTCGGGAAAAGGGCAGGTAACAAAAACTGTTACATTAACTGCTAATACTGAAGCCGGTACAGAGCGTCTTAGAATTAAAGCCTTTGTAGAAACCGAAGAAAATGCTAGTTAG
- a CDS encoding ABC transporter ATP-binding protein has protein sequence MKNLKHLNKYFLKYKWKLLIGLVITIVARVFALYYIPLIGDSTDAIEQYINGEISTIEVLRTELAINIALIIGATLVAAFLTFLMRQTFIVVSRYIEFDLKNEIYQHYQELSLNFYKKNRTGDLMNRISEDVSKVRMYLGPAIMYTVTTFTSTIVVLIFMVQAAPELTLYTVAPLPVLAFSIYKISVAIHKRSTVVQQYLSRLNTFTQESFSGIAVIKSYGMETQINHNFVDLANGSRDKNIDLVKVQAFFFPLMVLLIGISNVLVIYVGGNQYINGEIENIGVIVEFLLYVNMLTWPIASIGWVTSLVQQADASQERINEFLDEQPEITNKKNTPDEIHGSIAFKNVSFTYDDTNITALKNVSFEVSNGETLAIIGKTGAGKSTILELIGRLYDVDQGSIGIDGKNIENLNLDSLRNSIGYVPQDAFLFSDSIKNNIKFGKTDATDKEIFEAAKNASVHKNIVGFSKGYDTVLGERGITLSGGQKQRVSIARAIIHDPKILLFDDCLSAVDTETEEAILNNLFKISKEKTTIIVSHRISSAKNADRIIILEDGAIVQQGTHSQLINQQGYYKELYAKQLNEKEM, from the coding sequence ATGAAAAACCTTAAGCATCTCAATAAATATTTCCTAAAATATAAATGGAAGTTATTAATTGGTCTCGTAATAACCATAGTTGCCCGTGTTTTCGCGCTGTATTATATTCCGCTAATTGGTGATTCTACTGATGCGATAGAGCAATATATTAATGGGGAAATAAGTACAATAGAAGTACTTAGAACCGAACTCGCCATAAACATTGCGCTTATTATAGGAGCTACCCTGGTGGCAGCTTTTCTTACCTTTTTAATGCGGCAAACCTTTATTGTTGTTTCCCGGTATATTGAATTTGATCTCAAAAACGAGATCTATCAACACTACCAGGAACTTTCGCTTAATTTCTATAAAAAGAACCGCACCGGCGATTTAATGAATAGAATTAGTGAAGATGTGAGTAAAGTAAGAATGTACCTTGGGCCCGCAATTATGTATACGGTAACCACCTTTACTTCTACCATTGTTGTTTTAATTTTTATGGTGCAGGCAGCGCCAGAGCTTACTTTATATACGGTTGCTCCACTTCCGGTTTTAGCATTTTCTATCTATAAAATTAGTGTTGCCATTCATAAACGCAGTACTGTAGTGCAACAATATCTTTCCAGGCTCAATACTTTTACACAGGAAAGTTTTAGCGGAATTGCCGTGATAAAATCTTACGGGATGGAAACCCAGATTAACCATAATTTTGTAGATCTTGCTAATGGAAGTCGGGATAAAAATATCGATTTGGTAAAAGTGCAGGCTTTTTTCTTTCCGCTTATGGTTTTATTAATTGGTATTAGTAACGTACTGGTAATTTATGTAGGCGGTAACCAATATATAAACGGTGAAATTGAAAATATTGGCGTTATTGTTGAATTTCTCCTCTATGTTAATATGCTCACATGGCCTATTGCCTCTATTGGCTGGGTAACTTCTTTAGTGCAGCAGGCTGATGCTTCCCAGGAACGCATCAACGAATTTTTAGATGAACAGCCTGAAATTACTAATAAGAAAAATACACCCGATGAAATTCACGGAAGCATTGCTTTCAAAAATGTGAGTTTTACTTACGATGACACCAATATTACCGCGCTTAAAAATGTTTCTTTTGAAGTAAGTAACGGGGAAACACTTGCTATAATAGGAAAAACCGGCGCAGGGAAATCTACTATCCTGGAACTTATTGGAAGATTGTATGATGTTGACCAGGGATCTATTGGCATAGACGGAAAAAACATAGAAAACTTAAACCTGGATAGTTTAAGAAATAGTATTGGGTACGTTCCGCAGGATGCATTTTTATTCAGCGATTCTATTAAAAACAATATTAAATTCGGAAAAACCGATGCTACTGATAAAGAGATTTTTGAAGCTGCTAAAAATGCTTCAGTTCATAAAAACATTGTAGGTTTCAGTAAGGGTTACGATACTGTATTGGGAGAACGCGGTATAACGCTTTCTGGCGGACAAAAGCAACGTGTTTCTATTGCTCGCGCCATAATTCACGATCCAAAGATCTTGTTGTTTGACGATTGCCTCTCAGCTGTAGATACTGAAACCGAAGAAGCTATCCTTAATAACCTCTTTAAAATTTCAAAAGAGAAAACTACGATAATTGTGAGTCACAGGATCTCTTCCGCAAAAAATGCTGATAGAATAATTATTCTTGAAGACGGCGCTATTGTGCAACAAGGCACTCATTCCCAATTAATAAACCAACAAGGTTATTACAAAGAATTGTACGCAAAACAGCTAAATGAAAAAGAAATGTGA
- a CDS encoding DUF4856 domain-containing protein — MKKLFFSAILGGLTLASCSSDDDLNPDNPELEIPATYSFERDDNSTVNYTGQTTRLQMTSEILSKFTDFENGSEALLLNMFANENAPFENASLNESSKSVKSKVAASNLYFSANTVESAEIRNDFESYITEQFTTVKDNKDELAEAGIAGQIAQGTRVRYVDGKGLEMNQAFAKGLIGGLLTDQILNNYLSQAVLDEADNRANNDADIVEAEKVYTTMEHKWDEAYGYLYGDPSIPTEDPNSVLNESEDHLLFSYLGQVDADEDFSGIAEETFEAFKKGRAAIVAGDYQTRDEQVKIIRENISKTIAVRAVHYLQGGKLALAEGNNGAAFHELSEGFGFIYSLRFTHNPETGSPYISADNVRNYLEQLMNGNGFWDVTPETLDGISEEIAAAFDFTVADA, encoded by the coding sequence ATGAAAAAGCTGTTTTTCTCGGCAATCTTAGGTGGGCTAACGCTTGCCTCTTGTTCATCTGACGATGATCTTAATCCTGATAACCCTGAATTAGAAATTCCTGCAACCTATAGTTTTGAAAGAGATGATAATTCAACAGTAAATTATACAGGGCAAACTACAAGACTTCAGATGACTTCTGAAATTCTATCTAAGTTTACCGATTTTGAAAATGGAAGTGAAGCCCTTTTGCTTAACATGTTTGCAAATGAGAATGCTCCTTTTGAAAACGCAAGCCTTAACGAATCTTCAAAAAGCGTAAAATCTAAAGTAGCTGCCTCTAATTTATATTTTTCAGCAAATACTGTTGAAAGCGCAGAAATTAGAAACGATTTTGAATCTTACATTACCGAGCAATTCACCACGGTAAAGGACAATAAAGATGAGTTGGCAGAGGCTGGAATTGCAGGGCAGATTGCCCAGGGAACGCGGGTTAGATATGTTGATGGGAAAGGTTTGGAAATGAACCAGGCTTTTGCAAAAGGCTTAATTGGAGGCTTATTGACTGATCAAATCTTGAATAACTACCTTTCTCAGGCAGTTTTGGATGAAGCTGATAATCGTGCAAATAATGATGCAGATATAGTTGAAGCAGAAAAAGTTTATACTACAATGGAACATAAATGGGATGAAGCCTATGGATATCTTTATGGAGATCCTTCTATCCCAACCGAAGATCCTAATTCTGTTTTAAACGAGAGTGAAGATCATTTGCTTTTTAGCTACCTGGGACAGGTAGATGCAGATGAGGATTTTTCGGGAATAGCCGAGGAAACATTTGAGGCCTTTAAAAAAGGTCGTGCTGCCATCGTTGCCGGAGATTATCAAACTCGTGATGAGCAGGTGAAAATTATTCGTGAGAATATTTCAAAAACTATCGCGGTAAGAGCTGTACACTATCTTCAAGGAGGAAAATTAGCTCTTGCTGAAGGAAATAATGGAGCTGCTTTCCATGAGCTTTCAGAAGGATTTGGATTTATCTATAGTCTTAGGTTTACTCACAACCCAGAGACAGGTTCACCTTATATTTCAGCTGATAATGTAAGGAATTATTTAGAGCAGCTAATGAATGGAAACGGTTTTTGGGATGTGACTCCAGAAACTCTTGATGGAATCTCTGAGGAGATTGCTGCTGCCTTTGATTTTACTGTAGCAGACGCATAA
- a CDS encoding quinone-dependent dihydroorotate dehydrogenase, with product MYKSSIRPLLFRFDPEWVHHFTFKTLKKVGKTAAFRNILKKKFQVEDPRLEREVFGLKFKNPVGLAAGFDKDAKLFQELSDLGFGFIEIGTVTPKPQPGNEKKRLFRLKEDNAIINRMGFNNDGVEAAVERLKKNKNVLIGGNIGKNKTTLNENAVDDYKICFEALYDHVNYFVVNVSSPNTPNLRELQDKEPLTNLLNTLQNLNAKKPKQKPILLKIAPDLTDAQLLDIIDIVRDTGIAGVIATNTTISREGLKSENKNETGGLSGKPLKNRSTEVIRFLSEKSNKAFPIIGVGGIHSPEDALEKLDAGASLIQLYTGFIYEGPGLIKAINKKLLKEYKA from the coding sequence ATGTACAAATCTTCGATTAGGCCTTTATTATTCCGATTTGATCCGGAATGGGTTCATCACTTCACCTTTAAAACTCTTAAAAAAGTCGGTAAAACTGCCGCTTTCAGAAATATTTTAAAAAAGAAATTTCAGGTTGAAGATCCTCGTTTAGAACGGGAGGTTTTCGGTTTAAAATTTAAAAACCCGGTAGGTCTTGCTGCAGGATTTGATAAAGATGCGAAGCTTTTTCAGGAACTTTCAGATCTGGGCTTCGGTTTTATTGAAATAGGAACAGTAACTCCAAAACCGCAACCGGGAAATGAGAAAAAACGACTTTTCAGATTAAAAGAAGATAACGCCATTATTAACCGAATGGGTTTTAATAATGATGGCGTGGAAGCTGCTGTTGAGCGTTTAAAAAAGAATAAAAATGTTTTAATTGGCGGAAATATTGGGAAGAACAAGACTACCCTAAATGAGAATGCGGTAGATGATTATAAGATTTGCTTTGAAGCGCTTTACGATCATGTGAATTATTTTGTGGTAAATGTGAGTTCGCCAAATACTCCAAATTTGCGAGAATTACAGGATAAAGAACCGCTTACCAATTTATTAAATACCCTGCAAAACTTAAATGCTAAAAAGCCAAAGCAAAAACCAATTTTATTAAAAATAGCGCCCGATCTTACCGACGCGCAACTTTTGGATATTATTGATATCGTAAGAGATACCGGTATCGCAGGGGTAATTGCAACAAATACTACTATTTCACGTGAAGGTTTAAAATCTGAAAACAAGAACGAAACCGGCGGACTTAGTGGAAAGCCCTTAAAAAATAGATCTACAGAAGTAATTCGTTTTCTTTCAGAAAAAAGTAATAAAGCTTTTCCTATAATTGGTGTAGGCGGAATCCATTCTCCTGAAGATGCGTTGGAAAAACTGGATGCCGGAGCTAGCTTAATTCAACTTTATACCGGCTTTATTTATGAAGGTCCGGGACTGATAAAAGCTATCAATAAAAAGTTGCTGAAAGAATATAAAGCTTAG
- the nusB gene encoding transcription antitermination factor NusB: MLTRRHIRVKVMQSLYAFNQSQNDNLGTEERFLLKSMEEMYDLFLVQLSLIAELKGQAENFLEKSQQKHLATSEDKDPNKKFVANAVFEILEHNESLQDALESRKITHWKRDDDYVQIIWQEIKKSDLYENYMETRDSSFKEDKEFIIAIFKEVIAPNEKLYDYLEDAKLTWVDDLPLVNTAVLKFLQKLKPNSAENLKIGKLYKNEEDKDFAKELFRKTYLNDDALANEMLGKTPNWDKDRIAEIDMILIKMAICEFLKFPSIPVKVTINEYLELAKEYSTPKSSIFINGVLDKLSKEYKEDNKLNKVGRGLM; encoded by the coding sequence ATGTTGACAAGAAGACATATTCGGGTTAAAGTAATGCAATCACTCTATGCCTTTAACCAAAGCCAAAACGATAACCTGGGAACCGAGGAGAGATTCCTGCTTAAAAGTATGGAAGAGATGTACGATCTTTTTCTGGTGCAATTAAGTCTAATCGCCGAATTAAAAGGCCAGGCCGAAAACTTTTTAGAAAAATCTCAACAAAAGCACCTTGCGACAAGCGAGGATAAAGACCCAAATAAAAAGTTTGTGGCCAATGCTGTTTTTGAAATTCTTGAGCATAATGAAAGCTTACAGGATGCACTGGAATCAAGAAAAATAACGCACTGGAAACGGGATGATGATTATGTGCAAATTATCTGGCAGGAGATAAAGAAGAGCGATCTTTACGAAAATTACATGGAAACCCGGGATTCCAGCTTTAAAGAAGATAAAGAATTTATTATCGCTATTTTCAAAGAAGTAATTGCACCCAACGAAAAATTATACGATTATCTCGAAGATGCCAAGCTTACCTGGGTAGACGATCTTCCTTTGGTAAATACAGCCGTGCTGAAATTCCTACAGAAATTAAAGCCTAATTCTGCTGAAAACCTAAAGATTGGAAAGCTTTATAAAAATGAAGAGGATAAGGATTTTGCAAAAGAATTATTTAGAAAAACTTATTTAAACGATGATGCTTTAGCCAATGAAATGCTGGGAAAAACCCCCAACTGGGATAAAGATCGAATTGCCGAAATTGATATGATACTTATCAAAATGGCTATTTGTGAATTTTTAAAATTCCCTTCCATTCCGGTAAAGGTTACTATTAATGAATACCTGGAGCTTGCCAAGGAATATAGTACTCCTAAGAGTAGCATCTTTATCAACGGGGTATTAGATAAACTTTCTAAAGAATATAAAGAAGATAATAAGTTAAATAAAGTAGGGCGGGGCCTTATGTAG